In the Natronincola ferrireducens genome, GTGGGTGAAAACCGATAAGGTCAACTGTTGAATCCATCTTGGAGTCATATGCTGAACTACAGTAGGCATCATCGGTCTGCAACCGTTAAAATGCGTGAGAGGGGATTTCCTACAGGAGATCAACTAGGGTGGCAACGCGGAATACAGGCTTCCGTCCCTTTATTGGGATGGAGGCTTTTTGATTGGAATTTTTAAAATTTAGAATATTATATTTATATATTTTACAAAGGAGGCAGAAAGCATGTTAGATATTAAAAGAATTAGAATGGATCTTGACAATATAAAATCTGCTATGGCAAGAAGAGGAGAAAAGGAGTTTGATTTAGATCAGGTAGTGGCTTTAGATGAAAGAAGAAGAGAAATTCTACAGCAGGTTGAACAAATGAAAAACCAACAAAAACTAGTGTCTAAGGAAATACCAAAACTAAAAAAAGAAGGTAAGGACACCACAGAAATTATGAATGAAATGAAGGAATTATCTAATTCTATTAAGGACTTGGATAATGAAGTAAAGGAAGTAGAGGAAAAAATTGAATATCTACTTCTAAGAATCCCTAATGTTCCCCATCCTGATGTTCCTCAAGGGGAAACCGACGATGATAATGTAGAGGTGAGGAAATGGGGAGAGCCAAAGGCATTTGACTTTGACATTAAAGCCCACTGGGATATAGGCACAGATTTAGGAATACTGGACTTTGAAACAGCTTCTAAAATCACCGGTTCTAGATTCAGCTTATATAAAGGACTGGGAGCAAGATTAGAAAGAGCATTAATTAACTTTATGCTGGACTTACATATAGCAGACCATGGTTATACAGAAACAATGCCTCCCTTTATGGTAAACAGAGATAGCTTGACGGGAACAGGACAATTACCTAAATTTGAAGAGGATGTATTCAAAATCCCTCAAAAAGATTATTTCTTAATTCCTACAGCTGAGGTTCCTGTTACCAATATCCATAGGGATGAGATTATAAATGAAGAAAGTCTACCTATTTATTATGCAGCCTATACCCCTTGCTTCCGCTCAGAGGCAGGTTCGGCTGGCAGGGATACTAGAGGTCTTATCCGACAGCATCAATTCAACAAAGTAGAGTTGGTGAAGTTTACGAGGCCAGATACTTCCTATGAGGAATTAGAGAAACTAACTAATAACGCAGAGAAGGTGCTGCAAATTTTAGGACTACCCTATAGGGTAGTAAAGATTTGTACTGGAGACTTAGGCTTTACAGCTGCTTTTAAATATGATATTGAAGTATGGATGCCTAGCTATAATCGCTATGTTGAGATCTCCTCCTGTAGTAACTTTGAGGATTTCCAAGCTAGAAGAGCCAACATTCGCTACAGAGATAAGGAAACAAAAAAGGTAGAGTATCTGCATACCTTAAACGGATCAGGGTTAGCAGTTGGCAGGGCCCTAGCCGCCATTTTAGAAAACTTCCAACAGGAGGATGGAAGAGTTCTTGTTCCCGAAGCATTACAGGGATATATGGGGAATATAAAAGAAATAGAAAACAAATAGAAAAGCAACAAATTTTTTTAACAGTGGAAAATGAAGGGGGATTTCCCCCTTTGAACCATTGATTTTTATAGAAATTTGTGTTACGCTATTTTTGTAAAATTAGTTTCATGCACCTGTAGCTCAGCAGGACAGAGCAACGGTTTCCTAAACCGCAGGTCGGAGGTTCGAGTCCTCTCAGGTGCACCATATAAAATGAGACTTAATTCATAGGGAGTTTTGCTAAAAAAGATTTTTCTTGTTTTGGATGAAACTAAAGGATAACCTTGGTTTCAATGGGAAATATATACCTTGACAGAAGGAACTGATTTTCCTATAATGTAATACGGTAGTAGGATACTACAATAAAGTTTGGAGGCACTACCAAGTTGGATGAGTATTATATGAAGCTAGCCCTCGAGGAAGCTAAAAAAGCTTATGACAAAGGGGAAGTACCTATTGGAGCCATTGTTGTAAGAAGAGGAGAAATTATTGGCAGAGGACACAATTTAAGGGAAGAACTAAGGGATGCCACTGCCCATGCTGAAATTATAGCCATCCAAAGGGCTTGTGAAAAAGCTGGTGGTTGGAGGTTGACAGATACGGTGCTATATGTTACAATAGAACCCTGTCCAATGTGTAGTGGAGCTATTTTACAAAGCAGAATTGAAAGAGTTGTTATAGGTGCTATGGATTCAAAGAGCGGAGCCTGTGGATCGGTAGTAAATTTACTAAGCAACAAAGGCTTCAATCATCAGACAGAGATTACAACAGGTGTCTTGGAAGAAGAAGCTTCTACTATTATGAAGGAATTCTTTAAAAGTCTAAGAAACAGTAGAACTAAAGGGTAAGCAAAGATGGAGAGGTGTCCGAGTTGGCTAAGGGGCACGCCTGGAAAGCGTGTAAGGCCGAAAGGCCCCGCGGGTTCGAGTCCCGCTCTCTCCGCCATTAAAAAGTTTATAGGTTTGCTGTGCTAGACGGGGAGGTAGCGGTGTCCTGTAACCTGCAATCCGCTATAGCAGGGTTGAAGTCCTCTTGGAGGCGTATTGGTTGTAGGGCTGGCTTAAGTAAGTGACGATGATAGTTGGGTCCTACGCAATGAAAAGTCATGAACCCCGCCAGGTCCGGAAGGAAGCAACGGTAAGTGATCCCTTTCGTGTGCCGTAGGGCAACCTAGCTAGAGTTAACTGCTTAGGTAACGCCTATGATGGTATGTCGAAGAGAGGTGCACAGCTTTAATTTAAATACACAAAACACGAGAAAACTCTCGTGTTTTTTTATACCTTTATAAGAAAAATCAATTTATTGACTATAGCAAATAGAAAAAATAATATAGTATATTGGGTACAATAGATTGAAGAAGGGTACGCCTATTGATATACTTAAAATAAAAGAATACTTATCTATTGGAGGAATGCAAATGTATAAAGAAGTAGATGCTAGAGGGTTAAACTGTCCCTTGCCTGTTATTCATACGAAAAAGGCTTTAGAAGCCATCGATACAGGAAAGGTTACTACTATCGTAGACAATGAGGTTGCCAAAGAAAACGTATCAAAGTTGGCAAAAAGCTTGGCTTGCAAGGTGGCTATCCAAGAAAATCAAGGGGCCTATTATATAGACATCTTTAAAGACCATAGCATAGGAGATATTCCAGCTATGGACATTCAATGTGACATAACCCCTAAAAAAGATTTAGTTATTTTAATTTCTAAGGACCGTCTAGGAGAAGGCTCTGAAGAGCTAGGGAAGGTGCTGATGAAGGGATATATTTATACCCTTACGGAGGTAACCCCCTTACCTAAAGCTCTATTGTTTGTAAATGGAGGAGTGAACCTAGTGGTGGAAGGCTCAGAAGTAATAGAACATTTAAGGAATTTAGAGACTAATGGTGTAGAGATAATATCCTGTGGCACCTGCCTAGATTATTTTAAGATAAAAAACAAGCTAATGGTGGGGGGGATAGGAAACATGTACAATATCGTTGAAAACCTCAACAACGCAAAAAACACCATTAAGCTTTAGTAGGAGGATAATATGAAGACCCGAGAAATTTATGTCATTACCTTCGAATCAACCCATTATGCAATAGCAGCAGAAAAGCTATTGAAGGAGAAAAATTATCAATTTGATACGATACCTACCCCTAGGGAAATAACCGCCAGCTGCGGTTTATCGATTATGTTTAACCAAGATCTACTAGGGTATATAAAAAAAGCTATTATAGAAAGCAATATTAAAATAAAAGGCATTTATGAAATTAAAAAAAATGATAATAAAAAATTAGTAAAACAAATTTATTAAGGAGAATTACAGATGTTTGAATTTATAAAACATATTGAAGAAGCTTTTAGAGAAACCTTTGAATTCCTAACAAACCCACAGCAAATGACGAGGCTTCTAGGGATGATCCTCAATATAATACTTATTTTAGTGATTGCTAAAATAAGCATTAAGATTATCCACTCTATCGTCAATAAAATTTTTCATTCTCAGAAAACCCTAAAAATCAAAGTAGATGAAGCTAGAATGGAAACCCTTAAGGGCTTAATAAAGAGCGTTGTAAAGTATATTATCTACTTTATTGCTTTTACCTCTATTATCAAATCCTTTGGAGTAGAAGTAGGGGCCTTGATAGCAACTGCAGGAATCGGGGGTCTGGCCTTTGGTTTTGGGGCCCAAAACCTAGTTCGGGATGTAATCACAGGATTCTTTATTTTGTTTGAAGATCAGTTTTCTGTAGGGGACTATGTAGAGGTGGATGGCATCGGTGGAATTATTGAAGAAATGGCTCTAAGGGTTACGAAAATAAGGGATTTCAATGGAGACCTCCATATTATTCCTAATGGAGAGATCAAAAAGGTAACCAATAAAAGTCATGGTAAAATGAGGGCTTTGATAAACATATCCATTGCCTATGAGGAAGATATAGATAATGCTATTAAGGTATTGAACGAAGCCAGTGAAGATTTAAAAAGAGAAACCCCTTCCATTCTAGAGGGGCCCACTGTATTAGGGGTAACAGATTTAGGAGATTCAGAGGTTGTTATATCGGTGATGGCTAAAACCGTACCTATGGAGCAATGGGCAGTGGAGAGATTGATGCGAAAAACCTTTAAACAAGCCTTCGATAAACAGGGTATAGAAATTCCTTATCCAAGAAGGGTTGTTATTAACAAAGAGGAATAAAGTTAATAGGAAAGGCAGGTGTGTGATAAATGCCTATGGATTTAAAGGTAGGAGATGTAGTGGAATTAAAAAAACAGCACCCTTGTGGAAATCATCTCTTCGAAATTATCAGGACAGGAGCTGATTTTAGAATAAAGTGTACCGGCTGTGAAAAACAGTTATGGATATCCCGTCCTAATCTAGAGAGAAGAGTAAAAAAGGTGATAAGCAAAGAACAATAAAAAAACAAAAGGTTTTCAAAAGCACCCTCAAAGATGTTATAATAAATTTAAAATAACATATGGGGGTGCTTTTTATGACGATGAAATTTGCTGAACGGATGGAAAGTCTTAAAGCCTCAGAGATTAGAGAGTTATTAAAGCTAACAGAAAGACCAGAAGTTATTTCCTTTGCAGGTGGGCTTCCGGCCCCTGAATTGTTTCCTGTGGAGGAAATGAAAAAAATAACAGGATTAGTATTAGAAGAAAGCGGTATGCAGGTGCTCCAGTACAGCACGACAGAAGGCTTTGCCCCACTAAGAGAAAAAATTGCTCAAAGGATGGAAGCGGTAGGGGTACAAGCAACGGGGGAGGACATTCTAATTACCAGTGGTTCCCAACAGGGTTTAGACTTTACTGGAAAAATCTTTTTAGACAAGGGAGATATAGTAGTTTGTGAAAGCCCAAGTTATTTA is a window encoding:
- the serS gene encoding serine--tRNA ligase, yielding MLDIKRIRMDLDNIKSAMARRGEKEFDLDQVVALDERRREILQQVEQMKNQQKLVSKEIPKLKKEGKDTTEIMNEMKELSNSIKDLDNEVKEVEEKIEYLLLRIPNVPHPDVPQGETDDDNVEVRKWGEPKAFDFDIKAHWDIGTDLGILDFETASKITGSRFSLYKGLGARLERALINFMLDLHIADHGYTETMPPFMVNRDSLTGTGQLPKFEEDVFKIPQKDYFLIPTAEVPVTNIHRDEIINEESLPIYYAAYTPCFRSEAGSAGRDTRGLIRQHQFNKVELVKFTRPDTSYEELEKLTNNAEKVLQILGLPYRVVKICTGDLGFTAAFKYDIEVWMPSYNRYVEISSCSNFEDFQARRANIRYRDKETKKVEYLHTLNGSGLAVGRALAAILENFQQEDGRVLVPEALQGYMGNIKEIENK
- the tadA gene encoding tRNA adenosine(34) deaminase TadA, whose translation is MKLALEEAKKAYDKGEVPIGAIVVRRGEIIGRGHNLREELRDATAHAEIIAIQRACEKAGGWRLTDTVLYVTIEPCPMCSGAILQSRIERVVIGAMDSKSGACGSVVNLLSNKGFNHQTEITTGVLEEEASTIMKEFFKSLRNSRTKG
- the yedF gene encoding sulfurtransferase-like selenium metabolism protein YedF, whose protein sequence is MYKEVDARGLNCPLPVIHTKKALEAIDTGKVTTIVDNEVAKENVSKLAKSLACKVAIQENQGAYYIDIFKDHSIGDIPAMDIQCDITPKKDLVILISKDRLGEGSEELGKVLMKGYIYTLTEVTPLPKALLFVNGGVNLVVEGSEVIEHLRNLETNGVEIISCGTCLDYFKIKNKLMVGGIGNMYNIVENLNNAKNTIKL
- a CDS encoding DUF3343 domain-containing protein: MKTREIYVITFESTHYAIAAEKLLKEKNYQFDTIPTPREITASCGLSIMFNQDLLGYIKKAIIESNIKIKGIYEIKKNDNKKLVKQIY
- a CDS encoding mechanosensitive ion channel family protein codes for the protein MFEFIKHIEEAFRETFEFLTNPQQMTRLLGMILNIILILVIAKISIKIIHSIVNKIFHSQKTLKIKVDEARMETLKGLIKSVVKYIIYFIAFTSIIKSFGVEVGALIATAGIGGLAFGFGAQNLVRDVITGFFILFEDQFSVGDYVEVDGIGGIIEEMALRVTKIRDFNGDLHIIPNGEIKKVTNKSHGKMRALINISIAYEEDIDNAIKVLNEASEDLKRETPSILEGPTVLGVTDLGDSEVVISVMAKTVPMEQWAVERLMRKTFKQAFDKQGIEIPYPRRVVINKEE
- a CDS encoding DUF951 domain-containing protein, yielding MPMDLKVGDVVELKKQHPCGNHLFEIIRTGADFRIKCTGCEKQLWISRPNLERRVKKVISKEQ